The Candidatus Auribacterota bacterium genome window below encodes:
- a CDS encoding polysaccharide deacetylase family protein produces MMRTGKYAFLTLDFEPDHCDLVKGNHYDAFRGIPKFLGMIRSRGITVTVFATGIVLEEREADIRTLVEAGAEVELHSYSHKRGTNGITEITKGIEAYRRIFGRSPKGYRAARGMISDEEIACLAAQGFHFDSSLFPSFFPGRFCNIAKPTAPFFYPGTSLLEIPFSVISRIRFPVSLSYIQLAGFPTFRALKCIFGLPDILIIDLHLHDLFPPDIFRSLPVKWKLVYSRCFMRHRERGLNDLEDLIRMLEGEGYTFGILGDLYRDYVKAAGI; encoded by the coding sequence ATGATGCGCACTGGAAAGTATGCATTTCTCACCCTCGACTTTGAGCCCGATCACTGTGATCTGGTGAAGGGCAATCATTACGATGCATTTCGGGGGATTCCTAAGTTTCTTGGCATGATACGGAGCCGAGGTATAACCGTTACCGTGTTTGCCACGGGTATAGTCCTGGAGGAAAGGGAGGCGGATATCCGTACCCTGGTAGAGGCTGGTGCTGAGGTGGAATTGCACTCGTACAGCCACAAGAGAGGAACAAACGGAATTACTGAAATCACAAAAGGGATTGAGGCGTATCGTCGAATATTCGGTCGTTCTCCCAAGGGGTACAGGGCTGCGCGAGGAATGATCTCAGATGAGGAAATAGCGTGCCTCGCCGCGCAGGGCTTCCATTTCGACTCGAGCCTCTTCCCCTCGTTTTTCCCGGGTAGGTTCTGCAATATCGCAAAGCCGACGGCCCCTTTTTTCTATCCCGGGACATCACTCTTGGAAATCCCTTTTTCAGTTATTTCTCGAATCAGATTCCCGGTATCACTGAGTTATATCCAGCTCGCCGGCTTCCCCACATTCCGCGCGCTCAAATGCATCTTCGGGCTGCCTGATATCCTTATCATAGATTTACATCTGCATGATTTATTCCCACCGGATATCTTCCGTTCATTGCCCGTAAAATGGAAACTGGTATACTCTAGGTGTTTCATGCGGCATCGCGAGAGAGGGTTGAATGATCTGGAAGATCTGATCCGGATGCTGGAGGGTGAGGGGTACACATTCGGGATCCTCGGGGACCTGTATCGCGATTACGTGAAGGCAGCGGGCATATGA
- a CDS encoding polysaccharide deacetylase family protein — MDRIACFSLDLEADYAGMTGCDYYESLQCTEAFEQMVSAYGIKLTTFVTGSILDGNFPIIKRLQSLGSRFETHSYSHPLREPPERKIEDIRKGIDAYKRYFGESPRGYRAPQGIVSPAEIGFLATQGLIYSSSIFPSYLPGRYNNLHFPTHPFIYGETGLLEIPLSVMPFVRLPVTASHVNLLGSVCYKTLMAVLGCPRFLNICMHLYDFSNVPSYHMLPLKEKIGYLRGRLVRDKTKAFEKLVRFLKSRGYRFTYLRDIAVEIAKNGNAPRWSQGRRY; from the coding sequence ATGGACAGAATCGCGTGTTTCAGCCTTGATCTCGAAGCGGACTACGCCGGCATGACGGGGTGTGATTACTATGAAAGCCTCCAATGCACGGAGGCATTTGAACAGATGGTCTCGGCATACGGAATAAAACTCACCACTTTCGTTACCGGATCGATTCTCGATGGAAACTTCCCCATCATTAAAAGGCTGCAGTCGCTCGGCTCCCGCTTTGAGACGCACAGTTACAGCCATCCGCTGCGCGAACCACCCGAGCGTAAAATCGAGGACATCCGGAAGGGTATAGACGCATACAAGCGTTACTTCGGCGAGTCTCCCCGGGGGTATCGGGCCCCCCAGGGTATAGTATCCCCCGCGGAAATCGGCTTCCTCGCAACACAGGGGTTGATTTACAGCTCCTCGATATTCCCTTCCTATCTTCCCGGCAGGTACAACAATTTGCATTTTCCGACTCATCCGTTCATCTACGGGGAGACGGGCCTGCTGGAGATCCCCCTTTCGGTAATGCCATTCGTGCGCCTGCCCGTCACCGCCAGCCACGTCAATCTTCTCGGTTCGGTATGTTACAAAACGCTTATGGCGGTCCTGGGCTGCCCTCGATTCTTAAACATCTGCATGCACCTCTACGATTTTAGCAATGTGCCGTCGTATCATATGCTCCCGCTCAAGGAAAAGATCGGATACCTCAGGGGAAGACTAGTGCGTGACAAGACCAAAGCCTTCGAGAAGCTTGTGAGGTTTCTCAAATCCAGAGGATACCGATTCACTTATCTGCGGGATATCGCCGTTGAAATAGCAAAAAATGGGAATGCACCACGCTGGTCACAGGGGAGAAGATACTGA
- a CDS encoding glycosyltransferase, with protein sequence MNKNNHLPAVTVVVSVYNKARTVAKCISSILEIDYPLKETLIIEGYSSDGSYEILKQFEDKARIVRIKGNYATALNRALELVSTPLVALTDADCTVDKGWLRELAEGFAEEEGVVAVAGYVGTGQGITLLATLIGIEFEERYRRFPRYLLRSPTMNLCVRTEAARQIGFDQHLPVAIETDFGYRLTKLGKILYQPSAVVLHYPRTTWNGFFMQQVAFARGAFMVYRMHKDKLKGDHISTFSMIWQVPLFCLACLFLFMGLLDCTCGAISLVLFAALFLIYARDMARLPIRKKHYPMMAAILCMRTVGWAAGAISGLATPMAQWMRKT encoded by the coding sequence ATGAATAAGAACAATCATCTTCCTGCGGTGACGGTAGTAGTATCAGTATATAACAAAGCAAGGACTGTAGCAAAGTGCATATCGTCCATCCTTGAGATTGACTATCCACTGAAAGAAACACTTATTATAGAAGGATACTCTAGTGACGGCTCGTATGAGATCCTGAAGCAATTTGAAGATAAGGCGCGCATTGTAAGAATCAAGGGGAATTACGCGACCGCACTGAACAGGGCACTGGAGCTGGTCTCTACGCCCCTTGTTGCGCTCACCGATGCTGATTGCACCGTGGATAAGGGCTGGCTCCGGGAACTCGCCGAGGGATTTGCCGAGGAGGAGGGCGTTGTTGCGGTGGCAGGTTATGTGGGGACGGGGCAGGGGATTACTCTCCTTGCCACGCTTATCGGGATCGAGTTTGAGGAGCGATACAGGCGCTTTCCCAGATACCTGCTGAGATCTCCCACCATGAACCTGTGTGTTCGGACGGAAGCAGCGCGCCAGATCGGATTTGACCAACATTTGCCGGTGGCCATTGAAACTGATTTCGGATACCGGCTTACCAAACTTGGCAAAATACTCTACCAACCCTCTGCCGTCGTGCTGCACTATCCTCGTACGACATGGAATGGCTTCTTTATGCAACAGGTGGCTTTCGCGAGGGGTGCGTTTATGGTATACCGCATGCACAAAGACAAACTGAAGGGCGACCATATCTCGACATTCTCCATGATCTGGCAGGTTCCCCTTTTCTGTCTGGCATGCTTATTCCTTTTTATGGGACTCCTTGATTGCACGTGTGGCGCCATCTCCTTAGTTCTCTTTGCGGCGCTCTTCCTGATTTATGCGCGCGATATGGCGAGACTTCCTATCAGGAAAAAGCATTATCCGATGATGGCGGCGATCCTGTGCATGCGGACTGTTGGCTGGGCGGCGGGGGCGATCAGTGGGTTAGCGACACCTATGGCGCAATGGATGCGGAAAACATGA
- a CDS encoding radical SAM protein, translating into MKILFVYPEIGTRSYLEPHLGLCTIAAVLRARGHQSLLFRPMRFSPRKFLREVDFHRPDMVAFSCTTHQYPYVQRYLDLLKGNRHIPTIIGGVHATMASEEVIAEPNVDMLSRGEGEMPMLRVAEAMAADEDTSRIKSIWAKTREGEIIRNEIGPLVENLDELPFPDRKFFGIEAILRKNGYKMAVLAGRGCPYSCSYCSNRAYGELYGKNSHYVRKRSVGNVIEELRMLKGQYHIKIVAFQDEVFVLDRQWLREFSERYRREIALGFQCLARPEQIDNETVSLLKDAGCLSVSLGVETGNEDMRQRILNRMTSNEQILNAFRLLKESGIDRLSFNMIGIPGETAATIEESIAFARRLDPDWIGLTLYHPYPGTPLAEHCYEKGYVIKEEFNPSYGADESMLALPSISAKELTQGYRKFENYAFALYVKNKYPLLYPLYVAIRPILKSPLRRRLIELSYRLIHERGLFRKSY; encoded by the coding sequence ATGAAGATCCTCTTTGTCTATCCCGAGATCGGCACGCGGAGCTATCTTGAGCCGCACCTCGGTCTCTGCACGATCGCGGCGGTGCTCAGGGCGCGAGGGCATCAGTCGCTCCTCTTCCGACCGATGCGTTTTTCTCCAAGGAAATTCCTCCGGGAAGTGGACTTTCACAGGCCGGACATGGTTGCCTTTTCCTGCACCACGCATCAGTACCCCTATGTGCAGAGATACCTCGATCTGTTGAAAGGAAATCGGCATATCCCAACAATCATAGGTGGTGTCCATGCGACGATGGCAAGCGAAGAGGTTATTGCGGAGCCGAATGTTGATATGCTATCGAGGGGCGAGGGAGAAATGCCCATGCTGCGAGTGGCGGAAGCCATGGCGGCAGATGAAGATACATCCAGAATCAAGAGCATATGGGCCAAAACGAGAGAGGGAGAAATAATCCGGAATGAGATCGGCCCGCTCGTGGAGAACCTCGACGAACTGCCGTTCCCTGACAGGAAATTTTTCGGCATTGAGGCCATTCTAAGAAAAAATGGTTACAAAATGGCGGTGCTCGCGGGGCGCGGATGTCCGTACTCATGCAGTTATTGCAGCAATAGGGCGTATGGGGAGCTTTACGGAAAAAACAGCCATTATGTAAGAAAACGCTCGGTTGGCAACGTTATTGAAGAATTGAGAATGCTGAAGGGGCAATATCATATCAAGATAGTAGCCTTCCAGGATGAGGTATTCGTTCTGGATCGCCAATGGCTGAGAGAATTCTCTGAGCGATACCGCAGGGAGATTGCGCTCGGCTTTCAATGCCTGGCACGCCCGGAACAGATTGACAACGAAACAGTGTCACTCCTGAAGGATGCCGGTTGTCTCAGTGTGAGCCTGGGGGTGGAGACGGGGAATGAGGATATGCGACAGCGCATCTTAAACAGGATGACCTCCAATGAGCAGATACTCAATGCGTTCAGATTATTGAAAGAATCCGGGATTGACAGGCTTTCTTTTAATATGATAGGGATCCCGGGCGAGACGGCTGCAACAATAGAAGAGAGCATCGCCTTCGCCAGGAGACTTGATCCGGATTGGATTGGTTTAACGCTGTATCATCCATATCCCGGGACTCCTCTGGCAGAGCATTGCTATGAAAAGGGATATGTTATAAAAGAGGAATTCAACCCCAGCTATGGGGCCGATGAGAGCATGTTGGCACTCCCCTCAATCTCGGCAAAAGAGCTCACGCAGGGGTACCGCAAATTTGAGAATTATGCCTTTGCGTTGTATGTTAAAAACAAGTATCCGTTGCTCTACCCATTATATGTCGCCATCAGGCCGATCCTGAAAAGCCCGCTCCGGAGGCGGCTCATCGAGCTTTCGTACAGACTTATCCACGAGCGGGGATTATTTCGCAAGAGCTACTGA
- a CDS encoding formyltransferase family protein, translating into MRIVLVTQEEPFYLPLFTRLFLEKLKGNIVLVVGLSAVPPQENRFLMARRFLILWGARLFAYKLLRYSYYRILDSLPIQLGTAIYSSRRHCIRMHIPYIAPQSLKGAYAMERIRACVPNLLVSVAANQIFSKELLSLPTLGCINLHASLLPRYRGINPTFWVLAKGEEITGVTVHFMNEKFDDGDIILQREISISKDDTLHSLYSKEIILGLDLLCEAISLLEKGSVPRKPNDSRYATYYSYPTRSSVKEFRERGRRFY; encoded by the coding sequence ATGAGAATTGTGCTGGTCACACAAGAAGAGCCGTTTTATCTTCCGTTATTCACACGGCTGTTTCTCGAAAAGCTGAAAGGGAATATAGTGTTGGTGGTCGGACTCAGCGCGGTCCCCCCTCAGGAAAATCGCTTTCTTATGGCGAGAAGATTCCTTATCCTGTGGGGCGCACGACTCTTTGCATACAAGCTCTTGAGGTACTCGTATTACAGAATCCTTGACTCCCTGCCAATCCAACTCGGCACCGCAATTTATTCAAGCCGGCGACATTGCATACGTATGCATATACCATACATTGCGCCTCAGTCTTTGAAAGGTGCTTATGCCATGGAGCGTATTAGGGCATGCGTCCCGAATCTGCTAGTTTCCGTAGCGGCAAACCAAATATTCAGCAAGGAGTTATTATCGCTGCCCACGCTGGGATGCATCAATCTGCATGCCAGCCTGCTCCCCCGCTACAGGGGCATCAATCCGACTTTCTGGGTGCTTGCGAAAGGGGAAGAAATAACCGGTGTGACCGTGCACTTTATGAATGAGAAGTTTGACGATGGTGATATCATACTGCAGAGAGAGATCAGCATAAGCAAGGACGATACGTTGCATAGTCTCTATTCCAAAGAGATTATCCTCGGACTGGATCTCCTGTGTGAGGCAATTAGCTTATTGGAAAAGGGAAGCGTGCCTCGAAAGCCAAATGATTCACGGTATGCGACGTATTATTCTTACCCCACTCGATCGTCCGTAAAAGAGTTCAGAGAGAGGGGGAGACGGTTTTACTGA
- a CDS encoding YfhO family protein, producing MFILPLIYYGWGFPFTELLEPAEPGKLAERIYSQELLARGEMPLWNPYLYSGHPHMACLQPATFYPPNFLYMILSLQVASNLILLLHYSAAGIFTFFFCMTIGLSMEAALLSAISFMFCGYLTAHRPFPDIMNPSIWLPLMLLLAHKIVERPCFKYAFLASLVLCIQIFGGHTQPVLYTIFICLAYVSYLSFKRYSGRKRWMPPLVFAATIGLGVSLAAVQLLPLQEVSSLSIKRGVDYQEFIKYSFHPLLLPTLIYPFLFGADFPSLYEGWYQGPWNLVEMSGYTGILPLCFALCAVIILVRKEAQVRFWGIVAAIALFLVLGKHNPLYRITWYFPFYNIFRAPARNWYEFDFAIAILAGFGLWQVMKRERSQRRIVMLVAGMLLGIVVISICLLAYWERHGAALLDAISGQVPLNADKMLKIITMKSNAVFIPIILMLTSLCVMLLIVFRVKRNVVFTALFAILFIDLLSCGSFYWRYGKSGSATFAESRKHFAPLLDYIRNRETDANGFRICSMMRSEDDMTDCYPVIDRFGPYRSINGYGMMLSRDYARLLRTDIVGTTPEALFFNNRILSMLGVKYIIARREEKKFLESIRAENGRGLYREVAPAGTIALFENASPFPRAWCVGRTRPVGNLDEAVRILWSPDVKIDLSREVLIEGAKPCDSTSEGEARVVSYEPQRIEIRCKSSGKCLLVLSERFFPGWQAYVDGSVVPIYRANAILRGVCVPPGEHTIKFIYKPRSFAVGAAISGGTLMGLLVAAVVLGLKRGNNSRIV from the coding sequence GCAAGCTGGCCGAACGGATATATTCACAGGAACTTCTCGCCCGGGGGGAGATGCCGCTGTGGAATCCGTATTTGTACTCAGGCCATCCGCACATGGCGTGCCTCCAGCCGGCAACATTCTATCCCCCCAACTTTCTGTACATGATCCTTTCTCTTCAGGTCGCGTCCAACCTCATACTCTTGCTGCACTACTCCGCCGCAGGCATATTCACGTTTTTCTTCTGCATGACAATAGGATTGTCCATGGAGGCCGCGCTTCTCTCCGCGATATCCTTTATGTTTTGTGGCTACCTCACTGCTCATCGGCCGTTTCCTGACATTATGAACCCCTCCATTTGGCTGCCGCTCATGCTTCTTCTGGCGCACAAGATTGTGGAGCGCCCCTGTTTCAAATATGCCTTTCTGGCGAGCCTTGTCCTCTGTATCCAGATTTTTGGCGGCCATACGCAGCCGGTCCTCTACACCATTTTTATCTGTCTGGCGTACGTCTCGTACCTCAGCTTCAAAAGATATAGCGGGCGAAAACGATGGATGCCTCCATTGGTATTTGCAGCGACTATCGGACTGGGGGTTTCTCTTGCCGCGGTGCAACTGCTTCCTCTACAGGAAGTCTCGTCGCTTTCCATCAAGCGGGGGGTGGACTACCAAGAGTTTATTAAATATTCATTTCACCCACTGCTGCTTCCTACCTTGATATATCCCTTCCTGTTTGGTGCGGATTTCCCCTCTCTGTACGAGGGCTGGTACCAGGGGCCGTGGAACCTTGTGGAGATGTCGGGGTACACCGGCATTCTTCCGCTTTGCTTCGCGCTATGCGCCGTTATTATTCTCGTGCGCAAAGAGGCCCAAGTGAGATTCTGGGGGATCGTCGCGGCGATAGCGTTGTTCTTGGTCCTCGGCAAGCATAATCCATTGTACCGGATCACATGGTATTTCCCTTTTTATAATATATTCCGGGCTCCCGCGAGAAACTGGTATGAATTCGATTTTGCGATTGCAATCCTTGCCGGATTCGGCCTCTGGCAGGTAATGAAGAGGGAGAGATCGCAGCGAAGAATAGTGATGTTGGTTGCGGGTATGCTTTTGGGAATCGTGGTGATCTCGATATGCCTGTTGGCATACTGGGAACGGCATGGCGCAGCGCTGCTCGATGCTATTTCAGGTCAGGTTCCGCTGAACGCCGATAAAATGCTGAAAATAATCACGATGAAAAGTAACGCCGTATTTATTCCAATAATCCTCATGCTGACGTCCCTGTGTGTAATGCTCCTTATTGTGTTCCGGGTAAAGAGAAACGTTGTGTTCACGGCTCTATTCGCAATTCTCTTCATAGACCTCCTGTCGTGTGGGAGCTTCTACTGGCGATATGGAAAGAGCGGATCCGCCACGTTTGCAGAGTCGCGCAAGCACTTTGCACCGCTGCTGGACTACATCAGGAATAGAGAGACCGATGCAAACGGATTCCGGATATGCAGCATGATGAGGTCCGAGGATGACATGACTGATTGCTACCCGGTTATTGATAGATTTGGCCCCTATCGAAGCATCAACGGCTATGGCATGATGCTCTCGAGGGATTATGCGCGGTTGTTGCGAACCGATATTGTGGGCACCACACCGGAAGCCCTGTTTTTCAACAACCGTATCCTCTCCATGCTCGGCGTGAAATACATCATCGCCAGGCGAGAGGAAAAGAAATTTCTCGAATCCATCAGGGCGGAAAACGGGAGAGGCCTTTACCGTGAAGTAGCGCCCGCCGGCACTATAGCCCTCTTTGAAAATGCCTCCCCCTTTCCCCGCGCCTGGTGTGTCGGGAGAACGCGCCCCGTGGGAAATTTGGACGAGGCGGTGCGTATTCTATGGTCGCCCGATGTAAAAATCGACCTTTCGCGTGAGGTCCTCATTGAAGGGGCGAAGCCATGCGATAGTACCTCTGAGGGGGAGGCACGAGTGGTTTCCTATGAACCACAGAGGATAGAGATACGATGTAAATCTTCCGGCAAATGCCTCCTGGTCCTATCCGAGCGATTTTTTCCTGGATGGCAGGCATATGTTGATGGGAGCGTTGTGCCGATATACAGGGCCAACGCGATTCTGCGGGGGGTCTGCGTTCCGCCGGGTGAACACACCATAAAATTCATCTATAAACCGCGCTCATTTGCGGTGGGTGCCGCGATCAGCGGGGGTACGCTTATGGGTTTGCTTGTTGCAGCCGTTGTGCTTGGCTTGAAAAGGGGCAATAATTCACGGATCGTCTGA